Proteins from a genomic interval of Arvicola amphibius chromosome 10, mArvAmp1.2, whole genome shotgun sequence:
- the Znf74 gene encoding LOW QUALITY PROTEIN: zinc finger protein 74 (The sequence of the model RefSeq protein was modified relative to this genomic sequence to represent the inferred CDS: inserted 3 bases in 3 codons; substituted 1 base at 1 genomic stop codon) has protein sequence MEEDLYKTGLSQKLLLKQLKRPGQMGASLGNAGTWELQDDTVLGSKVVLRKPAPIASWDRIKESHSRHRGSEEAFSSQQDTPTEEHSPGRCTTDTQPAEGLTQNHQRTRILSEEPRQSPLEHRQHWMGRDAEESRFACSQCGKVFLQSSALALHLRWHGKKAFKRHESNKAFPWSTDLVEHQRSHSGEKPFFCRECGKAVSCHSSLSVHHRIHTCXRPYKCGACEVFSCSSLLSMHRRVHTEEKPYACSEFGKAFNQRTHLTGHLLIHTGEKPYKCGCGQAFTCHSSLTAHEKIHSGNKPFKCAECGKAFHSXRLTLHQRTHTGEKPFQCSDXGKAFSCHSYLLVHQRVHTGEKPFDCSRCWKAFSCHSSLIVHQRIHTGEKLYKYHQCGKSFSXNHCLIKHQKVHSRGKASKCSECAGEACSWSPHPEHQTLHCTLKPFATQLNRHLLSPC, from the exons ATGGAAGAGGACCTTTACAAAACAGGGCTGTCTCAGAAGCTGCTTCTGAAGCAGCTGAAGAGGCCAGGTCAGATGGGAGCCAGCTTGGGTAATGCGGGAACCTGGGAGCTGCAGGATGACACGGTGTTAGGGAGCAAGGTTGTGCTGCGGAAGCCAGCTCCTATTGCCAGTTGGGACCGCATAAAGGAGAGTCACAGCAGACACAGGGGGTCTGAAGAGGCCTTCTCCTCCCAGCAGGACACTCCCACAGAAGAACACTCACCTGGAAGATGCACCACAGACACCCAGCCCGCAGAGGGACTGACCCAGAACCACCAAAGGACACGCATACTGTCAGAAGAGCCCCGGCAATCCCCACTGGAGCACAGGCAGCATTGGATGGGCCGGGATGCCGAGGAGAGCAGGTTTGCGTGCAGCCAGTGTGGGAAGGTATTCCTGCAGAGCTCAGCTCTGGCACTGCACTTGCGCTGGCATGGCAAGAAGGCCTTCAAGCGACACGAGAGCAACAAGGCCTTCCCCTGGAGCACCGACCTCGTGGAGCACCAGCGCAGCCACTCTGGGGAGAAGCCCTTTTTCTGCCGTGAGTGTGGCAAGGCCGTCAGCTGCCACTCATCTCTCAGCGTGCACCATCGCATCCACACTT AGAGGCCCTACAAGTGCGGCGCCTGCGAGGTCTTCAGCTGCAGCTCGCTGCTCAGCATGCACCGCAGGGTGCACACCGAGGAGAAACCGTACGCCTGCAGCGAGTTTGGGAAGGCCTTCAACCAGCGCACGCACCTCACTGGCCACCTCCTCATCCACACCGGCGAGAAGCCCTACAAGTGCGGGTGCGGCCAGGCCTTCACCTGCCACTCCTCGCTCACCGCGCACGAAAAGATCCATAGCGGCAACAAGCCATTCAAGTGCGCCGAGTGCGGCAAGGCTTTCCACA CGCGCCTCACCCTCCACCAGAGGACGCACACGGGGGAGAAGCCATTCCAGTGCTCCG TCGGGAAGGCCTTCAGCTGCCATTCCTACCTCCTGGTGCACCAGCGCGTCCACACCGGCGAGAAGCCCTTTGACTGCAGCAGGTGCTGGAAGGCCTTCAGCTGCCATTCATCCCTCATAGTACATCAGCGTATCCACACCGGCGAGAAGCTTTACAAATACCACCAGTGTGGCAAGTCCTTCAGCTAGAACCACTGTCTTATCAAACATCAAAAGGTTCACTCCAGAGGGAAGGCGTCCAAGTGCAGCGAGTGTGCAGGGGAGGCCTGCAGCTGGAGCCCACACCCGGAGCACCAGACGTTGCACTGCACGTTGAAACCTTTCGCCACCCAGCTCAATAGACACCTGCTGAGCCCCTGCTGA
- the Scarf2 gene encoding LOW QUALITY PROTEIN: scavenger receptor class F member 2 (The sequence of the model RefSeq protein was modified relative to this genomic sequence to represent the inferred CDS: deleted 1 base in 1 codon): MEGAGSRGAGPARCQGARGPPPPLLLLWLLPALAASQELNPRGRNVCRAPGSQVLTCCAGWRQLGDECGIAVCEGNSTCSANEVCVRPGECRCRHGYFGANCDTKCPRQFWGPDCKERCSCHPHGQCEDVTGQCTCHARRWGARCEHACQCQHGTCHPRSGACRCEPGWWGAQCASACYCSATSRCDPQTGACLCHAGWWGRSCNNQCACNSSPCEQQSGRCQCREHTFGARCDRYCQCFRGRCHPVDGTCACDPGYRGKYCREPCPAGFYGLGCRRRCGQCKGQQPCTVADGRCVTCEPGWNGTKCDQPCATGFYGEGCGHRCPPCRDGHACNHVTGKCTRCNAGWIGDRCETKCSNGTYGEDCAFVCSDCGSGHCDFQSGRCLCSPGVHGPHCNITCPAGLHGVDCAQACSCHEESCDPVTGACHLETNQRKGVMGAGALLTLLLGLLLSLLGCCCACRGKDPARRELSLGRKKAPQRLCGSFSRIGMKLPRIPLRRQKLPKVVVAHHDLDNTLNCSFLEPPSGLEQPSPSWSSRASFSSFDSTDEGPVYCVPHEEATESRDSEAPAALAEVPAASPAPTSTSAPAEEAAALPASSDSERSASSVEGPGGALYARVARREARPARARGEAGGLSLSPSPERRKPPPPDPATKPKVSWIHGKQGAATAAPSPPPAGRIAAPSPSGRKRTPSNTSVQPPGPSEEVPAPAAPSPPRARARGRGPGLSEPTDASGPPRSAPEAASMLAAELRDKTRSLGRAEGPPGPREKPPPPQKAKRSVLPASMVRASPASEATAPEKAVVAPSAPDTPRKKTPIQKPPRKKSREAAGEPSRPGAPPAVS, translated from the exons ATGGAGGGCGCAGGGTCCCGG GGGGCCGGGCCGGCGCGGTGCCAGGGAGCCCGagggccgccgccgccgctgctgctgctttgGCTGCTGCCCGCTCTAGCGGCGTCCCAGGAGTTGAACCCGCGAGGCCGCAACGTGTGCCGCGCGCCCGG TTCCCAGGTGCTCACGTGCTGCGCTGGCTGGAGGCAGTTGGGGGATGAGTGTGGGATCG CCGTGTGTGAAGGAAATTCTACATGCTCAGCAAACGAGGTGTGCGTGCGGCCAGGCGAGTGCCGCTGCCGTCATGGCTACTTCGGTGCCAACTGCGACACTA AGTGCCCGCGCCAGTTCTGGGGCCCCGACTGCAAGGAGAGGTGCAGTTGTCACCCTCACGGACAGTGCGAGGACGTGACCGGACAGTGTACGTGTCACGCGCGCCGCTGGGGTGCGCGCTGCGAGCATGCGTGCCAGTGCCAGCATGGCACGTGCCACCCACGGAGCGGCGCGTGCCGCTGCGAGCCGGGCTGGTGGGGTGCGCAATGCGCTAGCGCATGCTACTGCAGCGCTACATCACGGTGCGATCCACAGACCGGCGCCTGCCTATGCCACGCGGGCTGGTGGGGCCGCAGCTGCAACAACCAGTGCGCCTGCAACTCGTCGCCCTGCGAGCAGCAGAGCGGCCGCTGCCAGTGTCGCGAGCACACGTTCGGCGCACGCTGCGATCGCTATTGCCAGTGCTTTCGTGGTCGGTGCCACCCGGTGGACGGCACGTGCGCCTGCGATCCGGGCTACCGGGGCAAGTATTGTCGCGAGCCATGCCCCGCTGGCTTCTATGGCCTGGGTTGTCGCCGGAG GTGTGGCCAGTGTAAGGGCCAGCAGCCCTGCACTGTAGCCGATGGCCGTTGTGTGACGTGCGAACCCGGCTGGAACGGAACCAAATGTGACCAACCCTGCGCCACCGGTTTCTATGGCGAGGGTTGCGGCCACCGCTGTCCACCCTGCCGCGACGGGCACGCCTGCAACCATGTCACTGGCAAGTGTACACGCTGCAATGCGGGCTGGATTGGCGACCG GTGCGAGACCAAGTGCAGTAATGGTACTTACGGTGAGGACTGTGCCTTCGTGTGCTCTGACTGCGGCAGCGGCCACTGTGACTTCCAGTCCGGGCGCTGCCTTTGCAGCCCTGGTGTTCACGGACCTCA CTGTAATATAACGTGCCCGGCCGGGCTCCATGGCGTGGACTGCGCCCAGGCTTGCAGCTGTCACGAGGAATCATGCGACCCGGTCACCGGTGCCTGCCACCTGG AGACCAATCAGCGCAAAGGTGTGATGGGCGCCGGTGCGCTGCTCACGCTGCTCCTCGGCCTGCTGCTCTCGCTGCTCGGCTGCTGCTGCGCCTGCCGGGGCAAGGATCCGGCCCGCCG GGAGCTctctctgggaaggaagaaggcaccTCAACGTCTTTGCGGGAGTTTCAGCCGCATCGGCATGAAGCTGCCCCGAATCCCGCTTCGCAGACAGAAGCTGCCCAAAGTCGTAG TGGCTCATCATGACCTAGACAACACACTCAACTGCAGTTTCCTGGAACCACCCTCAGGGCTGGAGCAGCCCTCTCCATCATGGTCGTCCAGGGCTTCCTTCTCGTCCTTTGACAGCACAGATGAAGGCCCCGTGTACTGTGTGCCGCACGAGG AGGCGACTGAGAGCCGTGACTCGGAAGCTCCTGCCGCACTGGCTGAGGTGCCCGCTGCGTCCCCAGCGCCCACGAGCACCTCGGCGCCCGCGGAGGAGGCAGCCGCCCTCCCTGCATCCTCAGACAGCGAGCGCTCGGCGTCCAGCGTGGAAGGGCCCGGAGGAGCGCTCTACGCGCGTGTGGCCCGGCGCGAGGCCCGGCCGGCCCGGGCCCGAGGTGAGGCTGGGGGCTTGTCACTGTCTCCATCGCCCGAGCGCAGGAAACCGCCGCCACCCGACCCTGCCACCAAGCCGAAGGTGTCCTGGATCCACGGCAAGCAGGGCGCCGCCACCGCCGCCCCGTCGCCGCCGCCCGCAGGTCGCATAGCTGCGCCGAGCCCTAGCGGGAGGAAACGGACCCCCAGCAACACGTCGGTGCAGCCGCCGGGCCCGAGCGAGGAGGTCCCCGCCCCGGCCGCACCCTCGCCGCCCCGGGCCCGAGCGCGCGGCCGCGGCCCGGGTCTCTCGGAGCCCACGGACGCGAGTGGCCCCCCGCGCAGCGCGCCCGAGGCCGCTTCCATGCTGGCAGCCGAGCTGCGCGACAAGACTCGCAGCCTGGGCCGTGCCGAGGGGCCGCCGGGACCGCGGGAgaagccgccgccgccgcagaaGGCCAAGCGCTCCGTGCTCCCTGCCTCGATGGTCCGCGCCTCTCCGGCATCGGAGGCCACGGCGCCCGAGAAGGCAGTGGTCGCTCCGTCTGCGCCCGATACCCCTCGGAAGAAGACCCCCATCCAGAAACCGCCTCGGAAGAAGAGCAGGGAGGCGGCAGGGGAGCCGAGCAGGCCGGGCGCGCCACCCGCAGTTTCCTAG